A part of Vigna radiata var. radiata cultivar VC1973A chromosome 11, Vradiata_ver6, whole genome shotgun sequence genomic DNA contains:
- the LOC106777976 gene encoding nucleolar protein 6 isoform X2, translating into MEADAMAMESTELKVSELLKEVNVDYSLQFSKLVDNTVSAIKASIDKIPNDFKVTADLASRFVADIGADKVEFKFKKPEFIKTGGSYSTQSIARPEVNVDLIIRLPKECFHEKDYLNYRYYAKRCLYLCLIKKYLERCSSVDRVEWSTMQNEARKPLLIVYPAAKLVEVPGFFVRIIPSAKAIFSIAKLNMKRNNIHNLSNGIDLQATPKYNSSILEDMFIEDAEFVNKYFVGWKELKEALILLKVWARQRSSVYVHDCLNGFLISVILAYLASKQHISNSMKATEIIRVTLNFIATSESWNRGLYFPKEGQIHITKEQKIQLRESFPILICHPSGGFNLAFRMSRIGFTRLQEEAAMTLRCLEKCRDGGFEEVFMTKIDYAVKYDYCMRINLKGKKEVFALGFCLDDECWRAYEDKIHGILSKGLNDRARAIQVTWRNTQCRWSVDDGLSVFDKEPLFIGISVSTLEKAYRMVDIGPNAESKEEALEFQKFWGEKAELRRFKDGRIAESTVWESEQWARYLILKRIAEHVLSRHLSISTEDIVVVVDQLDFSLIHSAGDPISYAGSLLGAFDVLSKRLRLIEDLPLKVSSVLPLDSAFRYTSVFPPEPHLLANEKIESLRLNKFVPSCIQALEVLIQLEGSGNWPMDEIAIEKTKSSFLFQIGLSLQKKWGMTCTATEDNVDVLMSGYAFRLKILHERGLSLLKKEVGDVQAKQVSSIDKNLFIRSQHANMINGLQNRYPIFGPVARLAKRWAASHLFSACLVEEAVELLVAYLFLNPLPFDVPCSRITGFLRFLRLLSNYDWTFSPLVVDINNDLSQSDEKEINDNFLVRRKSQGESGQSVGPAMFLATVYDKESEAWTGLSPSGMELRRLVAYARSSANLLTKLTFQEEFGPYRWECLFRTPLNNYDAVILLHKDNLPYPQRLLFPSEVNHGIHVAEGQASKCFQPFLLPKDLKGRPEELKNKLLVDFDPSKCFIRDLKHEFSASFQVWHDYLGGDIIGLTWGESYSSKRKHVEVVDEEYNPLKVLKAVGEIGKGFVRSVYFLKPPRLRD; encoded by the exons ATGGAGGCCGACGCTATGGCCATGGAATCAACGGAGTTAAAGGTGTCGGAGCTATTGAAAGAGGTCAACGTAGATTACTCTCTTCAGTTTAGTAAGCTCGTTGACAACACCGTTTCCGCCATCAAAGCCTCCATAGACAAAATCCCCAACGATTTCAAG GTAACTGCAGATTTAGCATCCCGGTTTGTTGCGGACATTGGCGCCGATAAGGTCGAGTTTAAGTTTAAGAAGCCAGAGTTTATTAAGACCGGTGGGAGTTACTCCACACAGAGTATTGCGAGGCCTGAAGTTAATGTTGATCTTATTATCAGGTTACCAAAG GAATGCTTCCACGAGAAGGATTATTTAAATTACAGATACTATGCCAAGAGGTGTTTGTATTTATGTTTGATAAAGAAGTATTTGGAGAGATGTTCATCTGTTGATAGGGTCGAATGGTCCACTATGCAGAATGAAGCCAGAAAACCCTTGCTCATTGTGTATCCAG CTGCGAAGCTTGTTGAAGTTCCTGGTTTTTTTGTAAGAATTATTCCGTCCGCGAAGGCTATATTTAGCATAGCGAAGTTGAACATGAAGCGCAACAACATTCATAACCTGAGTAATG GGATTGATCTTCAGGCCACACCGAAGTACAATTCTAGTATTCTGGAAGACATGTTTATAGAGGATGCTGAATTCGTGAACAAGTATTTTGTTGGATGGAAGGAACTAAAGGAGGCTTTAATCCTGCTTAAG GTTTGGGCCCGGCAAAGAAGTTCAGTATATGTTCATGATTGCCTGAATGGGTTTTTGATTTCTGTCATACTGGCATACCTTGCTTCTAAGCAGCATATTAGCAATTCAATGAAGGCTACTGAAATAATCCGCGTCACCTTGAACTTCATTG CAACCTCAGAGTCGTGGAACCGAGGGTTATACTTTCCAAAGGAAGGCCAGATCCATATTACGAAGGAG CAAAAGATTCAACTAAGAGAGTCATTTCCAATTCTCATATGTCATCCGTCTGGAGGATTCAATCTAGCTTTCCGAATGTCCAGGATTGGTTTTACTCGG CTTCAAGAAGAGGCTGCTATGACACTTAGGTGCTTAGAAAAGTGTAGAGATGGTGGATTTGAGGAAGTTTTTATGACCAAGATTGACTATGCTGTTAAGTATGACTATTGTATGAG AATAAATTTGAAGGGAAAGAAGGAGGTATTTGCATTGGGATTTTGTTTGGACGATGAGTGCTGGAGAGCATACGAGGATAAAATACATGGTATTTTATCTAAAGGGTTAAATGATAGAGCAAGAGCCATTCAAGTTACGTGGAGAAATACACAATGCCGGTGGAGTGTGGACGAT GGCTTGTCGGTATTTGATAAAGAGCCCTTATTCATCGGAATTTCAGTGAGTACTTTGGAGAAAGCATATAGGATGGTTGATATCGGCCCAAATGCTGAAAGTAAAGAAGAG GCTCTTGAATTTCAAAAGTTTTGGGGAGAGAAAGCAGAGCTTCGAAGATTTAAAGATGGTAGAATTGCAGAAAGCACAG TATGGGAAAGTGAGCAATGGGCTAGAtatcttattttgaaaagaatagCAGAGCATGTACTTAGTCGACATCTTTCTATATCCACGGAAGATATTGTAGTTGTTGTGGATCAACTTGATTTCTCTTTGATTCACAGTGCTGGAG ATCCTATATCATACGCTGGTAGTTTGCTTGGGGCATTTGATGTTTTATCAAAGCGCTTGCGTCTTATTGAAGACCTTCCATTGAAGGTGTCCAGTGTACTGCCTTTAGACTCTG cttTTAGGTATACATCAGTGTTCCCTCCGGAACCTCATCTTCTAGcgaatgaaaaaattgaatctCTGAGATTGAATAAGTTCGTTCCATCATGCATTCAAGCACTGGAAGTTCTGATTCAG CTGGAAGGTTCTGGGAACTGGCCAATGGATGAAATTgcaattgaaaaaacaaaatctagCTTCCTTTTTCAAATTGGATTGAG TCTTCAAAAGAAGTGGGGGATGACATGCACTGCCACTGAGGATAATGTGGACGTACTAATGTCAGGATATGCTTTCCGTCTAAAAATTTTGCATGAGAGAGGCCTGAGCTTGCTAAAAAAGGAAG TTGGGGATGTTCAGGCTAAGCAAGTTTCTTCCATTGACAAGAACCTTTTTATCCGTAGTCAACATGCTAATATGATCAATGGATTACAAAATCGTTATCCAATATTTGGACCAGTAGCTAG ACTTGCAAAACGATGGGCTGCTTCACATCTATTTTCAGCTTGCTTGGTAGAAGAGGCTGTTGAACTATTGGTTGcatatctttttcttaatccTTTGCCATTTGATGTTCCCTGTTCACGGATCACTGGGTTTTTGAG GTTCCTGCGATTACTCTCAAACTATGATTGGACTTTCTCTCCATTGGTTGTTGACATAAATAATGACTTGAGCCAAAGTGACgagaaagaaataaat GACAACTTTTTGGTAAGAAGAAAAAGTCAGGGTGAGAGTGGACAAAGTGTAGGACCAGCAATGTTCTTAGCCACAGTTTACGATAAAGAATCTGAGGCTTGGACTGGATTATCACCTAGTGGAATG GAACTGAGAAGGTTAGTTGCATATGCCCGAAGCAGTGCCAATTTGCTGACAAAACTCACATTTCAAGAAGAGTTTGGTCCATACCGATGGGAG TGCCTTTTCAGGACTCCTTTAAACAATTATGATGCAGTAATTCTTCTCCACAAGGACAATCTCCCGTATCCCCAAAGGCTTCTCTTCCCTTCAGAAGTTAATCATG GAATACATGTTGCAGAAGGACAAGCCAGCAAGTGTTTTCAACCCTTTTTGTTGCCTAAAGATTTGAAGGGCAGGCCAGAGGAACTTAAAAATAAGTTGCTGGTGGATTTTGATCCATCAAAGTGCTTTATCAGAGATTTAAAG CATGAGTTCTCAGCCTCATTCCAAGTATGGCATGATTATCTGGGAGGCGATATTATTGGCCTAACATGGGGGGAATCATATTCTTCCAAG CGAAAGCACGTGGAAGTGGTTGATGAAGAATATAATCCTTTGAAGGTGTTAAAAGCAGTGGGGGAAATTGGGAAAGGATTTGTGAGGAGTGTATACTTTCTCAAGCCCCCAAGGCTCAGGGATTAG
- the LOC106777976 gene encoding nucleolar protein 6 isoform X1 — MEADAMAMESTELKVSELLKEVNVDYSLQFSKLVDNTVSAIKASIDKIPNDFKVTADLASRFVADIGADKVEFKFKKPEFIKTGGSYSTQSIARPEVNVDLIIRLPKECFHEKDYLNYRYYAKRCLYLCLIKKYLERCSSVDRVEWSTMQNEARKPLLIVYPAAKLVEVPGFFVRIIPSAKAIFSIAKLNMKRNNIHNLSNGIDLQATPKYNSSILEDMFIEDAEFVNKYFVGWKELKEALILLKVWARQRSSVYVHDCLNGFLISVILAYLASKQHISNSMKATEIIRVTLNFIATSESWNRGLYFPKEGQIHITKEQKIQLRESFPILICHPSGGFNLAFRMSRIGFTRLQEEAAMTLRCLEKCRDGGFEEVFMTKIDYAVKYDYCMRINLKGKKEVFALGFCLDDECWRAYEDKIHGILSKGLNDRARAIQVTWRNTQCRWSVDDGLSVFDKEPLFIGISVSTLEKAYRMVDIGPNAESKEEALEFQKFWGEKAELRRFKDGRIAESTVWESEQWARYLILKRIAEHVLSRHLSISTEDIVVVVDQLDFSLIHSAGDPISYAGSLLGAFDVLSKRLRLIEDLPLKVSSVLPLDSAFRYTSVFPPEPHLLANEKIESLRLNKFVPSCIQALEVLIQLEGSGNWPMDEIAIEKTKSSFLFQIGLSLQKKWGMTCTATEDNVDVLMSGYAFRLKILHERGLSLLKKEVGDVQAKQVSSIDKNLFIRSQHANMINGLQNRYPIFGPVARLAKRWAASHLFSACLVEEAVELLVAYLFLNPLPFDVPCSRITGFLRFLRLLSNYDWTFSPLVVDINNDLSQSDEKEINDNFLVRRKSQGESGQSVGPAMFLATVYDKESEAWTGLSPSGMELRRLVAYARSSANLLTKLTFQEEFGPYRWECLFRTPLNNYDAVILLHKDNLPYPQRLLFPSEVNHGIHVAEGQASKCFQPFLLPKDLKGRPEELKNKLLVDFDPSKCFIRDLKHEFSASFQVWHDYLGGDIIGLTWGESYSSKKRKHVEVVDEEYNPLKVLKAVGEIGKGFVRSVYFLKPPRLRD; from the exons ATGGAGGCCGACGCTATGGCCATGGAATCAACGGAGTTAAAGGTGTCGGAGCTATTGAAAGAGGTCAACGTAGATTACTCTCTTCAGTTTAGTAAGCTCGTTGACAACACCGTTTCCGCCATCAAAGCCTCCATAGACAAAATCCCCAACGATTTCAAG GTAACTGCAGATTTAGCATCCCGGTTTGTTGCGGACATTGGCGCCGATAAGGTCGAGTTTAAGTTTAAGAAGCCAGAGTTTATTAAGACCGGTGGGAGTTACTCCACACAGAGTATTGCGAGGCCTGAAGTTAATGTTGATCTTATTATCAGGTTACCAAAG GAATGCTTCCACGAGAAGGATTATTTAAATTACAGATACTATGCCAAGAGGTGTTTGTATTTATGTTTGATAAAGAAGTATTTGGAGAGATGTTCATCTGTTGATAGGGTCGAATGGTCCACTATGCAGAATGAAGCCAGAAAACCCTTGCTCATTGTGTATCCAG CTGCGAAGCTTGTTGAAGTTCCTGGTTTTTTTGTAAGAATTATTCCGTCCGCGAAGGCTATATTTAGCATAGCGAAGTTGAACATGAAGCGCAACAACATTCATAACCTGAGTAATG GGATTGATCTTCAGGCCACACCGAAGTACAATTCTAGTATTCTGGAAGACATGTTTATAGAGGATGCTGAATTCGTGAACAAGTATTTTGTTGGATGGAAGGAACTAAAGGAGGCTTTAATCCTGCTTAAG GTTTGGGCCCGGCAAAGAAGTTCAGTATATGTTCATGATTGCCTGAATGGGTTTTTGATTTCTGTCATACTGGCATACCTTGCTTCTAAGCAGCATATTAGCAATTCAATGAAGGCTACTGAAATAATCCGCGTCACCTTGAACTTCATTG CAACCTCAGAGTCGTGGAACCGAGGGTTATACTTTCCAAAGGAAGGCCAGATCCATATTACGAAGGAG CAAAAGATTCAACTAAGAGAGTCATTTCCAATTCTCATATGTCATCCGTCTGGAGGATTCAATCTAGCTTTCCGAATGTCCAGGATTGGTTTTACTCGG CTTCAAGAAGAGGCTGCTATGACACTTAGGTGCTTAGAAAAGTGTAGAGATGGTGGATTTGAGGAAGTTTTTATGACCAAGATTGACTATGCTGTTAAGTATGACTATTGTATGAG AATAAATTTGAAGGGAAAGAAGGAGGTATTTGCATTGGGATTTTGTTTGGACGATGAGTGCTGGAGAGCATACGAGGATAAAATACATGGTATTTTATCTAAAGGGTTAAATGATAGAGCAAGAGCCATTCAAGTTACGTGGAGAAATACACAATGCCGGTGGAGTGTGGACGAT GGCTTGTCGGTATTTGATAAAGAGCCCTTATTCATCGGAATTTCAGTGAGTACTTTGGAGAAAGCATATAGGATGGTTGATATCGGCCCAAATGCTGAAAGTAAAGAAGAG GCTCTTGAATTTCAAAAGTTTTGGGGAGAGAAAGCAGAGCTTCGAAGATTTAAAGATGGTAGAATTGCAGAAAGCACAG TATGGGAAAGTGAGCAATGGGCTAGAtatcttattttgaaaagaatagCAGAGCATGTACTTAGTCGACATCTTTCTATATCCACGGAAGATATTGTAGTTGTTGTGGATCAACTTGATTTCTCTTTGATTCACAGTGCTGGAG ATCCTATATCATACGCTGGTAGTTTGCTTGGGGCATTTGATGTTTTATCAAAGCGCTTGCGTCTTATTGAAGACCTTCCATTGAAGGTGTCCAGTGTACTGCCTTTAGACTCTG cttTTAGGTATACATCAGTGTTCCCTCCGGAACCTCATCTTCTAGcgaatgaaaaaattgaatctCTGAGATTGAATAAGTTCGTTCCATCATGCATTCAAGCACTGGAAGTTCTGATTCAG CTGGAAGGTTCTGGGAACTGGCCAATGGATGAAATTgcaattgaaaaaacaaaatctagCTTCCTTTTTCAAATTGGATTGAG TCTTCAAAAGAAGTGGGGGATGACATGCACTGCCACTGAGGATAATGTGGACGTACTAATGTCAGGATATGCTTTCCGTCTAAAAATTTTGCATGAGAGAGGCCTGAGCTTGCTAAAAAAGGAAG TTGGGGATGTTCAGGCTAAGCAAGTTTCTTCCATTGACAAGAACCTTTTTATCCGTAGTCAACATGCTAATATGATCAATGGATTACAAAATCGTTATCCAATATTTGGACCAGTAGCTAG ACTTGCAAAACGATGGGCTGCTTCACATCTATTTTCAGCTTGCTTGGTAGAAGAGGCTGTTGAACTATTGGTTGcatatctttttcttaatccTTTGCCATTTGATGTTCCCTGTTCACGGATCACTGGGTTTTTGAG GTTCCTGCGATTACTCTCAAACTATGATTGGACTTTCTCTCCATTGGTTGTTGACATAAATAATGACTTGAGCCAAAGTGACgagaaagaaataaat GACAACTTTTTGGTAAGAAGAAAAAGTCAGGGTGAGAGTGGACAAAGTGTAGGACCAGCAATGTTCTTAGCCACAGTTTACGATAAAGAATCTGAGGCTTGGACTGGATTATCACCTAGTGGAATG GAACTGAGAAGGTTAGTTGCATATGCCCGAAGCAGTGCCAATTTGCTGACAAAACTCACATTTCAAGAAGAGTTTGGTCCATACCGATGGGAG TGCCTTTTCAGGACTCCTTTAAACAATTATGATGCAGTAATTCTTCTCCACAAGGACAATCTCCCGTATCCCCAAAGGCTTCTCTTCCCTTCAGAAGTTAATCATG GAATACATGTTGCAGAAGGACAAGCCAGCAAGTGTTTTCAACCCTTTTTGTTGCCTAAAGATTTGAAGGGCAGGCCAGAGGAACTTAAAAATAAGTTGCTGGTGGATTTTGATCCATCAAAGTGCTTTATCAGAGATTTAAAG CATGAGTTCTCAGCCTCATTCCAAGTATGGCATGATTATCTGGGAGGCGATATTATTGGCCTAACATGGGGGGAATCATATTCTTCCAAG aAGCGAAAGCACGTGGAAGTGGTTGATGAAGAATATAATCCTTTGAAGGTGTTAAAAGCAGTGGGGGAAATTGGGAAAGGATTTGTGAGGAGTGTATACTTTCTCAAGCCCCCAAGGCTCAGGGATTAG
- the LOC106777077 gene encoding ADP-ribosylation factor-like protein 2, whose protein sequence is MGLLSIIRKIKRKEKEMRILMVGLDNSGKTTIVLKINGEDTSVISPTLGFNIKTIAYQKYTLNIWDVGGQKTIRSYWRNYFEQTDGLVWVVDSSDLRRLDDCKLELDNLLKEERLSGASLLILANKQDIKGALTPEEIAKVLNLEAMDKSRHWQIVGCSAYTGEGLLEGFDWLVQDIASRIYMLD, encoded by the exons ATGGGTCTTCTGAGCATCATTAGAAAAATCAAGCGGAAAGAGAAGGAAATGCGAATTTTGATGGT CGGATTGGACAATTCGGGGAAAACTACAATAGTTTTGAAGATAAACGGAGAGGACACTAGCGTCATTAGTCCCACTCTTGGCTTCAACATCAAAACCATTGCTTACCAAAA GTACACCCTAAATATATGGGATGTTGGGGGGCAGAAAACAATAAGATCTTACTGGAGAAATTACTTTGAGCAAACAGATGGGTTGGTCTGGGTGGTTGACAGTTCAGATCTGAGAAGGTTGGATGATTGCAAGTTGGAGTTGGATAACCTTCTCAAGGAAGAG AGGCTGTCTGGAGCATCTTTACTGATATTAGCAAATAAACAGGACATAAAAGGTGCCCTTACACCTGAAGAAATAGCTAAG GTGCTGAACTTGGAAGCCATGGATAAATCTCGGCATTGGCAGATAGTTGGCTGTAGCGCATACACTGGTGAGGGTCTGCTCGAGGGATTTGATTGGCTGGTCCAGGACATTGCCTCTAGAATCTATATGCTTGACTGA
- the LOC106777425 gene encoding protein RADIALIS-like 1 → MTSKTLSSPNTSLRWTPQKNKLFENALAIYDKDIPDRWNNIAMFVGETEAEVKRQYEMLLEDIKNIESGKVPLPAYRRNAGCTKVSISHAEQR, encoded by the coding sequence ATGAcatcaaaaacactttcttctCCAAACACCAGTCTAAGATGGACACCCCAGAAGAACAAACTGTTTGAAAATGCCTTGGCAATATATGATAAGGACATCCCTGACCGTTGGAACAACATAGCTATGTTTGTTGGAGAAACAGAAGCTGAAGTCAAGAGGCAATATGAGATGCTCCTTGAGGACATAAAAAACATTGAGTCAGGCAAGGTTCCCCTCCCTGCTTACAGGAGAAATGCTGGATGTACCAAAGTAAGCATCAGCCATGCAGAGCAAAGGTAA